The nucleotide window GGTGGGGTGACCGGCGCCGGTCAGCGCGTACCGGCGGCGGCCGGCGACGCCTGCCGTTCGGCCGCGGCCAGCACCGCGTCGAGCAGCCCGGGGAAGAGCGCCTCCAGATCGTCCCGGCGCAGCCCGTTCATCTTGGCGGTGCCCCGGTAGCACTGGCAGATCACCCCGGCCTCGCGCAGCACCCGGAAGTGGTGCGTGGAGGTCGACTTGCTCACCGTCAACTCCACCTCGGAGCAGGCCATTTCGGCCTCGGCGGCGGCCAGCGCGCGCACCACGCGCAGCCGCATCGGGTCCGACAGCGCGTGCAGCACCGCCTCCAGGCGGATCTCGTCGCGGCCGGGGTGGGGCAGGGTCCGGCCGGCCGGGGGCGGGGAAGACGGCATGTCCCCATGGTAGCGGCTGGTACGAGGAGCGTCGTAGTTTGACAGTTGCCGTAGTACGAGAGTTATCGTCGTACGCCTCGGCGATCGTCCGCCGGCCCCGCAACGAGGAGAACGCGTCATCGTGAGCACCCTGTTCGAGCCGTACACCCTGCGATCCGTGACCGTGCGCAACCGGGTCTGGATGGCACCGATGTGCCAGTACTCCGCGGCGCCGGAGGGCCCCGGCCAGGGCGTGCCCACCGACTGGCACTTCCAGCACCTGGCCTCCCGGGCGGCCGGCGGCGCGGGGCTCATCCTCACCGAGGCCACCGCGGTGAGCCCGGAAGGCCGCATCAGCCCCTACGACCTGGGCCTGTGGAACGACGCCCAGACCGAGGCGTTCCGCCGGATCACCGGCTTCCTCAAGGCACAGGGCGCCACCCCCGGCATCCAGCTCGCCCACGCCGGGCGCAAGGCCTCGACCGAGCGCACCTGGGTCGACCGCGGCGCCCCGATCGCCCCCGGCCAGGGGTACGGCTGGACCCCGGTCGCGCCGAGCCCGCTGCCGTTCACCGAGGGCCACCCCACGCCGCGGGAGCTGACCGTGGCGGAGATCGCGCGCCTCACCGAGCAGTTCGCCGAGGCGGCCCGGCGGGCGCTGGCGGCCGGGTTCGAGGTGGTCGAGATCCACGGCGCCCACGGCTACCTGATCAACGAGTTCCTCTCCCCGTACACCAACCGCCGCACCGACGAGTACGGCGGCTCGTACGAGAACCGCACGCGCTTCCCGCTCCAGGTGGTCGACGCGGTCCGCGCGGTGTGGCCGGAGGAACTGCCGCTGTTCTTCCGCATCTCCGCCACCGACTGGCTCACCGAGAACCCCGAGGACGAGCGGGACGGCTGGACCGGCGACGACACCGTGCGCTTCGCCGGTGACCTGCGGGCCCGTGGCGTCGATCTGCTGGACGTCTCCACCGGCGGCAACGCCCCGAACGCCGCCATCACGGTCGCCCCGGGCTACCAGGTGCCGTTCGCCACCCGGGTGAGGAACGAGACCGGGCTGCCGGTGGCCACCGTC belongs to Streptantibioticus cattleyicolor NRRL 8057 = DSM 46488 and includes:
- a CDS encoding ArsR/SmtB family transcription factor encodes the protein MPSSPPPAGRTLPHPGRDEIRLEAVLHALSDPMRLRVVRALAAAEAEMACSEVELTVSKSTSTHHFRVLREAGVICQCYRGTAKMNGLRRDDLEALFPGLLDAVLAAAERQASPAAAGTR
- a CDS encoding NADH:flavin oxidoreductase/NADH oxidase produces the protein MSTLFEPYTLRSVTVRNRVWMAPMCQYSAAPEGPGQGVPTDWHFQHLASRAAGGAGLILTEATAVSPEGRISPYDLGLWNDAQTEAFRRITGFLKAQGATPGIQLAHAGRKASTERTWVDRGAPIAPGQGYGWTPVAPSPLPFTEGHPTPRELTVAEIARLTEQFAEAARRALAAGFEVVEIHGAHGYLINEFLSPYTNRRTDEYGGSYENRTRFPLQVVDAVRAVWPEELPLFFRISATDWLTENPEDERDGWTGDDTVRFAGDLRARGVDLLDVSTGGNAPNAAITVAPGYQVPFATRVRNETGLPVATVGLITEPGQADKIVANGEADAVLLGRELLRDPYWPQRAAAALGAPLPVPDPYHRAH